A single Haloglycomyces albus DSM 45210 DNA region contains:
- a CDS encoding SAM-dependent methyltransferase — protein MSALNDLVRPKRYPRSSRYEPAWLLDLDMGPNPLWLLEDLARDLDLRRGMRVLDLGSGKGATSVFLAREYDVEVVAADWWIPAESAQNVFTTVGVGDQVTAVQAEAHALPFEKESFDAVVSIDAFEYFGTADGYLPYLTRFIRPGGQLGMATPAMKQEAHALGTIPPHIKEVVGREAMAWHTAEWWRMQWEITELVEVTSARLQQDGWKDRLRWARAGVEFHPDGATANGPIIDMLTSDGGRYLSFALVTARKY, from the coding sequence GTGTCTGCCTTGAACGACCTCGTGCGTCCCAAACGTTATCCACGATCGTCTCGCTATGAACCGGCCTGGTTGCTGGATCTGGATATGGGCCCAAATCCTCTGTGGCTGCTAGAGGACCTTGCCCGGGATCTGGATCTCCGTCGAGGGATGCGGGTTCTTGATCTCGGGTCCGGTAAAGGGGCCACATCGGTGTTTCTCGCCCGCGAATACGACGTGGAGGTAGTGGCGGCTGATTGGTGGATTCCAGCGGAATCGGCGCAGAACGTGTTCACAACGGTCGGGGTCGGCGATCAAGTGACGGCTGTACAGGCGGAAGCTCACGCCTTGCCCTTTGAAAAGGAAAGTTTCGACGCCGTCGTCAGTATCGATGCGTTCGAGTACTTCGGCACGGCGGACGGTTACCTGCCCTATTTGACTCGTTTTATCCGACCGGGAGGACAGCTGGGTATGGCTACACCGGCCATGAAGCAGGAGGCGCATGCCCTTGGGACGATTCCGCCGCATATCAAAGAAGTGGTCGGACGGGAGGCGATGGCATGGCATACGGCCGAGTGGTGGCGTATGCAATGGGAGATCACCGAGTTGGTAGAGGTTACCTCGGCTCGTCTGCAGCAGGACGGCTGGAAGGACCGGTTGCGTTGGGCACGGGCGGGGGTTGAATTCCATCCTGACGGTGCAACCGCAAACGGGCCGATCATCGATATGCTTACCTCAGACGGCGGACGGTACCTTTCGTTTGCACTGGTGACAGCCCGAAAATATTGA
- a CDS encoding class I SAM-dependent methyltransferase produces MTGLEARTTFDHRTDDYHTFRPGYPGAMFARLETDTHLRPNARILEIGPGTGQATRDLLDRGTAVTAVELGSKLAQRLETELGDRRLTVINDTFEKVPLKPESFDLATCATAFHWIDPRVAVPKIAEALTPNGALAVWWNVYQDPERHHEFHADVGRLLRAFDAATPRTGTGSLPFALQTDDRIADLSTGGHFTNINATTYRWVLKLNADTVRGLFNTFSHVSTMASPQRERFLDKLGEMVENNYQGHLALPSITRLYIAQR; encoded by the coding sequence ATGACCGGACTGGAAGCGCGGACAACATTCGATCACCGTACTGATGACTACCACACGTTTCGCCCCGGATACCCCGGCGCCATGTTCGCGCGCCTCGAAACCGACACTCATCTCCGACCCAATGCACGAATACTCGAAATCGGCCCTGGAACCGGACAAGCCACCCGCGACCTCCTCGATCGAGGTACAGCCGTTACCGCCGTCGAACTCGGCAGTAAGCTGGCGCAACGCCTGGAAACAGAACTTGGCGATCGCCGTCTCACCGTCATCAATGACACCTTCGAAAAGGTTCCCCTCAAGCCCGAATCGTTCGACCTAGCCACCTGCGCCACCGCTTTCCACTGGATCGACCCACGGGTCGCCGTTCCGAAGATCGCTGAAGCGTTGACACCGAACGGAGCATTGGCGGTGTGGTGGAACGTCTACCAAGACCCCGAACGTCACCACGAATTTCATGCCGACGTAGGGCGGCTCCTCAGGGCCTTTGATGCGGCGACCCCGCGTACCGGAACCGGATCGCTCCCGTTTGCTCTGCAGACCGACGACCGAATAGCCGACCTATCGACGGGTGGGCACTTTACGAACATCAACGCCACTACGTATCGATGGGTCCTCAAATTGAATGCCGACACAGTTCGTGGACTGTTCAACACATTCAGTCATGTCTCCACGATGGCATCTCCACAACGCGAGCGATTCCTCGACAAGCTGGGGGAGATGGTGGAAAACAACTACCAGGGGCACCTCGCCCTCCCATCGATCACCCGGCTGTATATCGCGCAGCGGTAA
- a CDS encoding GlxA family transcriptional regulator, translated as MSASVVAVLALDGVVPFDLGIAPRVFSAANHPGDVPRYRTEVCTIGGRPVNTECGLEIGPQRDESLISEADIVVVPTVHTSADPYDPPTTVPGVADVLATMRSNARLVSFCSAAFLLAELGYLEGRSATTHWLLSDRLRNIGVDVVEDVLYVDEGSVLTSAGAAAAIDLCLHMVRQDYGSEVANVAARKCVVAPWRDGGQAQFIERPVPSSQVTSTSEVRAWLGDNLHRRMSIDVMAHRACMSRRTLTRRFRAETGLSPTEWLKEQRIERARTWLETTDIGIDRVATQVGFGSGTVLRRHFRDRFGLSPSQYRRRFSVRDDDVSAASIGSN; from the coding sequence ATGTCTGCGTCGGTGGTGGCCGTATTGGCATTGGATGGCGTAGTGCCGTTCGATTTGGGAATCGCCCCACGAGTTTTCTCCGCTGCAAACCATCCAGGTGACGTTCCTCGATATCGCACAGAGGTCTGCACAATTGGTGGGCGACCTGTCAATACGGAATGTGGGCTGGAGATAGGTCCGCAGCGCGATGAATCGTTGATTTCCGAGGCCGATATTGTGGTCGTTCCGACCGTTCATACGTCTGCTGACCCTTACGATCCCCCAACGACGGTTCCTGGTGTGGCGGACGTTCTCGCTACGATGCGCTCGAACGCGCGATTGGTGTCGTTTTGCTCGGCGGCGTTCCTATTGGCGGAGCTAGGTTACCTGGAGGGCCGGTCGGCGACGACGCATTGGTTGTTGTCGGACCGATTGCGGAACATAGGTGTGGATGTAGTCGAGGATGTTCTGTACGTGGATGAGGGGTCGGTATTGACCTCGGCCGGGGCAGCGGCTGCTATAGATCTCTGTCTGCATATGGTGAGGCAGGATTACGGTAGTGAGGTTGCGAATGTCGCTGCTCGAAAATGTGTGGTGGCGCCGTGGCGAGATGGTGGGCAGGCACAGTTCATCGAACGTCCGGTGCCGTCGTCTCAGGTGACGAGTACTTCTGAAGTGCGGGCGTGGCTGGGAGACAATTTGCACCGACGAATGTCGATTGACGTAATGGCGCACCGGGCGTGTATGAGCCGACGGACCTTGACGCGACGTTTCCGCGCCGAAACGGGGCTCAGCCCGACGGAATGGCTAAAGGAGCAGCGAATCGAGCGAGCCAGAACGTGGCTGGAGACGACGGATATCGGTATCGATCGTGTGGCTACGCAGGTTGGGTTCGGTTCAGGAACCGTCCTGCGGCGGCACTTTCGCGACCGTTTCGGACTCAGCCCGTCACAGTATCGCAGGAGATTCAGTGTCCGTGACGATGACGTTTCTGCCGCGAGCATTGGATCGAACTGA
- a CDS encoding NADP-dependent oxidoreductase, translating to MRQVIQNELGGPDVLTTVNSDIPTPLPGEVLIQVKAAGLNPVDSKTRESGGILDSTPPFSLGWDVSGTIAAVGFGVTIHKIGDEVYGFPRFPHFAAAYSDYITAPARHFTAKPSRLSHVEAAALPLTGLTAWQALNDRTPVLPQQRVLIHAAGGGVGHLAVQIAKAKGAYVIATASQAKHDTVLALGADEVIDYRTHNFEDQTGDIDIAFDPVGDDYATRSAHLVVDGGAVTSILPDAEPISDHDAQRVDYAVLLAEPDRMGLMALADLVEQDKLKPIISAVYPLEDVVEAHRALDNGSILGKIVLEL from the coding sequence ATGCGACAAGTCATTCAGAACGAACTCGGTGGCCCCGACGTCCTCACCACCGTCAACTCCGACATACCCACACCCCTCCCCGGCGAAGTCCTTATTCAAGTCAAAGCCGCAGGGCTCAACCCGGTCGACTCCAAAACCCGCGAATCCGGAGGGATTCTCGACTCCACACCACCGTTCAGTCTCGGCTGGGACGTCTCCGGAACCATTGCGGCAGTCGGATTCGGCGTCACCATCCACAAAATCGGAGACGAGGTTTACGGATTCCCCAGGTTTCCACACTTCGCCGCAGCATACAGCGACTACATCACTGCTCCCGCTCGCCACTTCACCGCAAAACCGTCACGCCTCAGCCACGTCGAAGCAGCCGCCCTGCCCCTCACTGGGCTGACCGCGTGGCAGGCACTGAACGACCGAACACCAGTACTACCGCAACAACGGGTCCTGATCCATGCCGCTGGAGGGGGAGTAGGGCATCTGGCAGTACAAATCGCCAAAGCAAAAGGCGCCTACGTCATAGCAACCGCGAGCCAAGCCAAACACGACACCGTGCTCGCCCTCGGCGCCGACGAAGTCATCGACTACCGAACCCACAACTTCGAAGACCAGACCGGCGATATCGATATTGCCTTCGACCCCGTCGGAGACGATTACGCCACACGGTCAGCACACCTCGTGGTCGACGGTGGTGCCGTCACCAGTATTCTTCCCGACGCCGAACCAATCAGTGACCACGACGCGCAAAGAGTAGACTATGCGGTATTGCTCGCCGAACCCGACCGCATGGGGCTAATGGCGCTCGCCGACCTAGTGGAACAGGATAAATTGAAACCAATCATCAGTGCGGTGTACCCACTGGAGGACGTAGTCGAGGCCCACCGGGCGCTCGATAATGGGAGCATTTTGGGAAAGATCGTGCTGGAATTGTAA
- a CDS encoding long-chain-fatty-acid--CoA ligase: MLNLAMMLEDTARRLPDRDAVVLGDKRLSYAAVNAAANQVAQLLSSRGIGPGDRVALSCPNLPYFPIVYYGILKAGAIVVPLNVLFKSREVAYHLADSGAKAYFCFEGTAEMPIGQEGYEGFAESDECEHFFMITADPTASTPIEGVTTFAEATKDLPTTFEGPVVDANDTAVVLYTSGTTGRPKGAELTHANMTMNAVTCHKLFGTVDHDVHLVALPLFHSFGQTVQLNAGFGSGATLVLLPRFDADQALGLMESEQVSFFAGVPTMYWGLLSADKSKRDVSAIAQNLRRAISGGAALPVEILRQVEEEFGVQIREGYGLSETSPVASFNHPGKKVKPGTIGQPIWGVEMKLVDENWNDVPEGETGEIAIRGHNIMKGYLGRPEATAESIRDGWFRTGDIGRRDEEGYYSIVDRAKDMIVRGGFNVYPRELEEVMMTHPAVSLVAVIGIPHQRHGEEIKAVVVREQETEISENDLVAWCKENMAGYKYPRMVEFRDQLPMTSTGKVLKRELR, translated from the coding sequence ATGCTGAATCTCGCCATGATGCTGGAAGATACCGCCAGGCGCCTACCTGACCGCGATGCGGTCGTCCTCGGGGACAAACGGCTTTCCTACGCAGCGGTCAATGCCGCCGCAAACCAAGTCGCGCAGCTATTGTCGTCGCGTGGTATCGGTCCGGGAGACCGGGTCGCGTTGTCCTGCCCGAACCTGCCATACTTCCCCATCGTCTATTACGGCATTCTCAAGGCCGGTGCGATTGTCGTTCCGCTCAACGTGCTCTTCAAGTCTCGCGAAGTCGCCTACCATCTCGCCGATTCGGGAGCCAAGGCGTATTTTTGTTTTGAGGGCACGGCTGAAATGCCGATCGGACAGGAGGGCTACGAAGGGTTTGCCGAGTCCGACGAGTGCGAACACTTTTTTATGATTACCGCCGATCCCACGGCATCCACTCCGATCGAAGGCGTGACAACGTTTGCGGAGGCGACGAAGGACCTGCCAACGACATTCGAAGGACCCGTTGTCGACGCAAACGATACTGCCGTGGTGCTTTACACCAGTGGTACAACCGGCCGGCCTAAAGGCGCGGAATTGACCCACGCGAACATGACAATGAACGCCGTGACGTGTCATAAGCTTTTCGGCACCGTCGACCACGATGTACATCTGGTGGCGTTGCCGCTGTTCCATTCCTTCGGTCAAACCGTGCAACTGAACGCCGGGTTCGGTTCGGGCGCTACCCTGGTACTTCTCCCCCGGTTCGATGCCGATCAGGCACTCGGTCTCATGGAGAGCGAACAAGTCTCCTTCTTCGCCGGTGTTCCTACGATGTATTGGGGACTTCTGTCGGCCGACAAATCAAAGCGTGACGTATCGGCGATTGCGCAGAATCTACGACGAGCGATTTCGGGAGGTGCCGCACTACCCGTGGAGATCCTGCGGCAGGTCGAGGAAGAATTCGGAGTTCAGATCCGGGAGGGCTACGGCCTGTCGGAAACCAGTCCCGTCGCCTCATTCAACCACCCGGGTAAAAAGGTCAAGCCCGGTACCATCGGACAGCCGATCTGGGGCGTCGAGATGAAACTGGTCGACGAGAACTGGAACGATGTCCCCGAAGGTGAAACCGGCGAGATTGCGATACGCGGACACAACATCATGAAGGGCTACCTCGGCAGGCCTGAAGCGACAGCTGAATCGATTCGCGACGGGTGGTTCCGTACCGGCGACATCGGTCGGCGCGACGAGGAAGGTTACTATTCAATAGTCGACCGGGCCAAGGACATGATCGTACGTGGTGGGTTCAATGTGTACCCCCGCGAACTGGAGGAGGTCATGATGACCCACCCGGCCGTCAGTCTGGTGGCCGTCATCGGCATTCCACACCAGAGGCATGGAGAGGAAATCAAAGCCGTCGTAGTTCGCGAGCAGGAGACTGAGATTTCCGAGAACGACCTCGTTGCATGGTGCAAGGAGAACATGGCAGGTTACAAGTATCCTCGCATGGTCGAATTCCGCGACCAACTACCTATGACCAGCACAGGGAAGGTTCTAAAGCGGGAGTTGCGTTAA